One genomic segment of Helicobacter enhydrae includes these proteins:
- a CDS encoding DegT/DnrJ/EryC1/StrS family aminotransferase — protein MIKFLDLQSQYQSIKEEIHQAIDMVLQKGAFVGGEYLEKFQAEFAHAVGSQYALGVANGTDAIEIALKALSLKPKSEVILPANTFVGSLEGIVNAGLTPVLVDCDEDYCISPQAIQKAITPNTSSIMAVHLYGRICDMQSILTIAQNHNLKVIEDCAQSFGAEISVFGTSKKAGNIGDVGCFSFYPGKNLGAYGDGGAITCNDAETYKIASSLANHGRSESNRYEHIYLGRNSRLDGIQSAILSVKLKYIHQWNEIRRDNAQLYAQYLKDCSNLLTPIIDERNRSVWHLYVVALDDPSKRQHIMQALANQQIQTAIHYPIPLSKLKLNTQTPILARSLPNAHKFCDRIFSIPMGEHIGEKEIVEIAKSLKSLENV, from the coding sequence ATGATTAAATTTTTAGATTTACAATCCCAATACCAATCTATCAAAGAGGAAATCCATCAAGCGATCGATATGGTGTTACAAAAGGGTGCATTTGTAGGTGGGGAATATTTGGAAAAGTTTCAAGCAGAGTTTGCCCATGCGGTAGGCTCTCAATACGCCCTTGGTGTCGCCAACGGAACAGACGCAATCGAAATCGCCCTCAAAGCTCTCTCTCTCAAACCCAAAAGCGAAGTGATTTTACCAGCCAACACATTTGTCGGATCTCTTGAGGGGATTGTCAATGCAGGACTCACGCCTGTTTTGGTGGATTGTGATGAGGATTATTGTATCAGCCCCCAAGCGATTCAAAAAGCCATCACCCCCAACACTTCTAGCATTATGGCGGTGCATCTCTATGGGAGAATCTGCGATATGCAAAGCATTCTCACCATAGCCCAAAACCACAATCTCAAAGTCATCGAGGATTGTGCCCAAAGCTTTGGAGCAGAAATCTCTGTGTTTGGGACGAGCAAAAAAGCAGGAAACATCGGTGATGTGGGTTGTTTCAGCTTCTATCCGGGCAAAAATCTAGGAGCTTATGGCGATGGAGGGGCTATCACTTGCAACGATGCAGAAACCTACAAAATCGCCTCAAGTCTTGCCAATCACGGAAGAAGTGAGAGCAATCGTTATGAACATATTTATCTAGGCAGAAATTCAAGATTAGATGGAATCCAAAGTGCGATTTTGAGTGTGAAGCTCAAATATATCCACCAATGGAATGAGATTCGCAGAGATAACGCACAACTTTATGCACAATATCTCAAAGATTGTTCCAATCTTCTCACCCCCATCATAGATGAAAGAAATCGTAGCGTATGGCATCTGTATGTTGTTGCCCTAGATGACCCATCAAAACGCCAACACATCATGCAAGCTTTAGCCAATCAGCAGATTCAAACCGCAATCCACTACCCCATCCCTCTATCCAAACTCAAGCTCAATACCCAAACCCCCATTCTCGCTAGAAGTCTCCCAAATGCCCATAAATTTTGCGATAGGATCTTCTCTATTCCTATGGGTGAGCATATTGGAGAAAAAGAGATTGTAGAAATTGCAAAAAGTTTAAAAAGCCTTGAGAATGTCTGA
- the htpG gene encoding molecular chaperone HtpG: MAKHTFQTEISQLLDLMIHSLYSNKEIFLRELVSNASDALDKLNYLTLTDEKYKSLEFSPKISITFEEDKSITITDNGIGMNEEDLKNHLGTIAKSGTKSFLQSLSGDKQKDSALIGQFGVGFYAAFMVADKIVVQTKKAGEDQAYAWVSDGKGEFEITQCIKADYGTQITLYLKEGEKHFASRWELKSIIDKYSDHIAFPIFLEYTEKKTEEKDGKKEEIIEEKNEQVNSAKALWKVAKSELKDEDYKEFYKSLSYDQAEPLAWIHTKVEGNLEYTTLFYIPSKAPFDLYRVDYKSGVKLYVKRVFITDDDKELLPSYLRFVKGIVDTEDLPLNVSREIIQQNKILSTIKSASTKKILAEIEKISKEEEKYQEFYAQFGNVLKEGLYGDFENKEKILSLLRFYSHTQGKLISLKDYKNAMKEGQKSIYYLMGENLEVLKNSPTLEKYTQKGFDVLLFADEIDGFVMPNAGEFDSVSLKDITSKEALEELGEEIGEEEKKEFEALIATFKECITDSLSEVRLTHNLTSPLCVLSTANNPMMANLMAQMGQKVPQDKVLEINTQHPIIQKLKALNDLQKKKDMIALLYGNAKLLESGALGEAKEFCSKLNALIEQSL, from the coding sequence ATGGCAAAGCATACTTTTCAAACAGAGATTTCACAACTTTTGGATTTGATGATTCACTCTCTTTATTCCAACAAAGAGATTTTTTTGAGAGAATTGGTGAGCAATGCAAGTGATGCACTTGATAAACTCAACTACCTCACTCTCACTGATGAAAAATACAAAAGCTTAGAGTTTTCTCCAAAAATCAGTATCACTTTTGAGGAGGATAAAAGTATCACAATCACAGATAATGGGATTGGTATGAATGAGGAGGATTTGAAAAATCATCTTGGAACGATTGCCAAATCTGGCACAAAAAGCTTTTTGCAATCACTTAGTGGGGATAAGCAGAAAGATTCTGCATTGATTGGGCAGTTTGGTGTGGGGTTTTATGCGGCGTTTATGGTGGCAGATAAGATTGTGGTGCAAACCAAAAAAGCTGGAGAAGATCAAGCGTATGCGTGGGTGAGTGATGGCAAAGGTGAGTTTGAAATCACACAATGTATCAAAGCAGACTATGGGACACAAATCACGCTCTATCTCAAAGAGGGCGAGAAGCATTTTGCAAGTCGCTGGGAGCTTAAAAGTATCATTGACAAATATTCTGATCACATTGCTTTTCCGATTTTCTTGGAATACACAGAGAAAAAAACTGAAGAAAAAGATGGCAAAAAAGAAGAGATCATTGAAGAGAAAAATGAGCAGGTTAATTCTGCCAAAGCACTATGGAAAGTAGCAAAAAGTGAGCTAAAAGATGAGGATTATAAGGAGTTTTACAAATCTCTCTCTTATGATCAGGCTGAACCATTGGCGTGGATTCATACAAAAGTAGAGGGCAATCTAGAATACACAACGCTTTTTTATATCCCTAGCAAAGCCCCTTTTGATTTGTATCGTGTGGATTATAAATCTGGCGTGAAGCTTTATGTGAAGCGTGTGTTTATCACAGATGATGACAAAGAGTTACTCCCCTCTTATTTGCGATTTGTCAAAGGGATTGTGGATACAGAGGATTTGCCTTTGAATGTTAGCCGTGAGATTATCCAACAAAACAAGATTCTCTCTACGATTAAATCTGCTTCAACCAAAAAAATCTTGGCTGAAATTGAAAAAATCAGCAAAGAGGAAGAAAAATATCAAGAGTTTTATGCTCAATTTGGCAATGTGCTCAAAGAGGGGCTTTATGGGGATTTTGAAAACAAAGAAAAGATCCTTAGTTTGCTAAGATTTTATTCTCATACGCAGGGCAAACTCATCTCTCTCAAAGATTATAAAAACGCAATGAAAGAGGGGCAAAAGAGCATTTACTATCTAATGGGTGAGAATCTAGAAGTGCTCAAAAACTCTCCAACTCTTGAGAAATACACACAAAAGGGCTTTGATGTGCTTTTGTTTGCCGATGAGATTGATGGCTTTGTAATGCCTAATGCTGGTGAGTTTGATAGCGTAAGCTTGAAAGACATCACAAGTAAGGAGGCACTTGAGGAACTCGGAGAGGAGATTGGTGAAGAGGAGAAAAAAGAGTTTGAAGCATTGATTGCGACTTTCAAAGAATGTATCACTGATTCTCTTTCTGAGGTGAGATTGACACACAACCTAACCTCTCCTCTATGCGTGCTTTCAACAGCCAACAATCCAATGATGGCAAACCTTATGGCACAAATGGGGCAGAAAGTGCCTCAAGACAAGGTGCTAGAGATCAACACGCAACATCCGATTATCCAAAAACTCAAAGCGTTAAATGATTTGCAAAAGAAAAAAGATATGATTGCTTTGCTTTATGGTAATGCAAAGCTACTAGAGAGTGGAGCATTGGGCGAAGCAAAGGAGTTTTGCTCCAAGCTAAATGCCTTGATTGAGCAATCACTATAA